One window from the genome of Pseudomonadota bacterium encodes:
- the recJ gene encoding single-stranded-DNA-specific exonuclease RecJ: MTDQLRRSEAEDQGQTNGQAVQAETETRVLDVERSVLGKKWIFPETDERAVLAVAQGHGLPEFLARLLIARGVSFDEVPAFLDPSLKTQLPDPYVLKDMQKSAERIADAIMNGEAVAVFGDYDVDGATSTALLKRFFKAVGHDILVYIPDRMKEGYGPNAKALLHLKNDKNIDLLLTVDCGISAFAPLEAAAEAGLDVIVLDHHTGEPQMPPAYAIVNPNRFDEDGSLGHLAAVGVAFLTLIAVNRVLRDRGYYAAQKMDEPKLLRWLDIVALGTVCDVVPLKTVNRAFVAQGLKVMALRQNTGMKALADVAGLDSFPKAYHLGFLLGPRINAGGRVGESDTGTRLMSTEDDNEALKLSHRLNHLNQERRDIEAEILEQAIEQVEATIELHEWCVIAHGEGWHPGVIGIVASRLKERFNRPACVIGFDENGAGKASGRSVSGIDLGGGIIAARQKDILVAGGGHKMAAGFTVMRDRLDDFRTYISTHIEKQCGGNAIVPSLKVDAVLSAAGVTMDLLRKIEMLAPFGTANPEPRFVLAEAQIMRPKVVGENHIQCLVRDSTRGHTAFKAIAFRALDTELGDILLKSGGKPVHLAGTLSINHWNGNDYINFQIADAAPAW; encoded by the coding sequence ATGACAGACCAACTTCGACGAAGCGAAGCGGAAGACCAAGGACAGACAAACGGACAGGCAGTACAGGCGGAAACAGAAACGCGGGTACTGGATGTTGAGCGTTCCGTTCTTGGCAAAAAATGGATCTTCCCCGAAACAGATGAACGCGCCGTGCTGGCTGTGGCGCAGGGGCATGGTTTGCCTGAGTTTCTGGCGCGGCTGCTGATTGCGCGCGGCGTGTCTTTTGACGAGGTACCCGCCTTCCTTGACCCATCTTTAAAAACGCAATTGCCCGATCCTTATGTGCTGAAGGATATGCAGAAATCTGCCGAACGGATTGCTGATGCGATCATGAACGGTGAGGCAGTTGCCGTGTTTGGTGACTATGATGTTGATGGCGCGACCTCGACCGCCTTGCTGAAACGGTTTTTTAAAGCCGTCGGCCACGATATTCTGGTTTATATCCCTGATCGTATGAAAGAAGGCTACGGCCCGAATGCGAAAGCCTTGCTGCATCTGAAAAATGATAAAAATATTGATCTGCTGCTGACGGTGGATTGCGGGATTTCCGCTTTTGCGCCGCTGGAAGCGGCGGCAGAAGCCGGGCTGGATGTGATTGTGCTGGATCACCATACGGGTGAACCGCAAATGCCGCCTGCCTATGCCATTGTAAACCCGAACCGCTTTGATGAAGACGGCAGTCTGGGGCATCTGGCGGCTGTCGGCGTGGCCTTTTTGACATTGATTGCCGTGAACCGCGTGTTGCGCGATCGCGGCTATTATGCTGCACAAAAAATGGACGAGCCGAAGCTGCTGCGCTGGCTGGATATTGTCGCGCTGGGCACGGTCTGTGATGTTGTGCCGCTGAAAACCGTCAACCGCGCCTTTGTTGCGCAAGGCTTGAAAGTCATGGCACTACGCCAGAATACGGGTATGAAAGCCTTGGCGGATGTTGCCGGGCTGGACAGTTTCCCCAAAGCTTATCATCTCGGTTTTTTGCTGGGGCCGCGTATTAATGCGGGTGGGCGCGTCGGGGAGTCCGATACCGGCACACGTCTGATGTCGACCGAGGATGACAATGAAGCATTGAAACTGTCACACCGTTTGAACCATCTGAATCAGGAGCGCCGCGATATTGAGGCGGAAATTCTGGAGCAAGCCATCGAACAGGTCGAAGCAACGATCGAGCTGCATGAATGGTGTGTTATCGCTCATGGCGAGGGCTGGCATCCCGGTGTGATCGGGATTGTGGCCTCTAGATTGAAAGAACGGTTTAATCGCCCTGCCTGTGTCATCGGTTTTGATGAAAACGGCGCGGGCAAGGCATCGGGCCGCAGCGTTAGCGGCATTGATCTTGGTGGCGGCATTATCGCGGCAAGGCAAAAAGACATTCTGGTCGCAGGTGGCGGTCATAAAATGGCGGCGGGCTTTACCGTGATGCGTGACCGTCTGGATGACTTTCGCACCTATATCAGCACCCATATTGAAAAACAATGCGGCGGCAACGCGATTGTGCCGTCACTGAAAGTTGATGCCGTGCTCTCGGCGGCAGGGGTGACGATGGATTTGCTGCGCAAAATCGAGATGCTGGCACCCTTCGGTACGGCAAATCCCGAGCCGCGCTTTGTGCTGGCCGAGGCACAGATCATGCGCCCGAAAGTCGTTGGTGAAAATCATATCCAGTGTCTTGTCCGTGACAGCACCCGTGGTCATACGGCCTTCAAGGCCATTGCTTTCCGCGCGCTGGATACCGAACTGGGCGATATTCTGCTGAAAAGCGGCGGCAAGCCTGTGCATCTTGCCGGAACACTCTCTATTAATCATTGGAACGGCAATGATTATATCAACTTCCAGATTGCCGATGCTGCTCCGGCGTGGTAA
- the glpX gene encoding class II fructose-bisphosphatase: MDDTEIKPFQDRNLALEVVRVTEAAALAASRLMGRGDEKAADQAAVDAMRKALNSLYINGTVVIGEGERDEAPMLYIGEKVGGGSKAPEVDIALDPLEGTTITAQGGPNALAVIALAEKGGFLNAPDVYMDKIAVGFSVPEGMIDLDNSVAENLKALAKIKGVDTDEIVVCILNRPRHEKLIADVRAAGARIMLIPDGDVSAVIATADPDAGVDIYMGTGGAPEGVLAAAALRSTGGFMQGRLLFRNDDEKARAAKWGITDLDKKYSVIDMASGDVMFAATGVTDGAMLKGVRKYPQGAKTYSIVMRSKTGTVRHIEATHNFDRKTWYSF; this comes from the coding sequence ATGGATGATACGGAAATTAAACCGTTTCAGGATCGCAATCTAGCGCTGGAGGTCGTGCGCGTGACGGAAGCGGCGGCGCTTGCAGCCTCCCGCCTGATGGGGCGGGGCGATGAAAAAGCCGCCGATCAGGCCGCAGTTGATGCTATGCGCAAGGCGCTGAACAGTCTTTACATCAACGGCACCGTCGTGATTGGCGAAGGCGAACGCGATGAAGCGCCGATGCTGTATATCGGCGAGAAAGTCGGCGGCGGCAGTAAAGCGCCGGAAGTTGACATCGCGCTTGATCCGCTGGAAGGCACAACCATTACCGCGCAAGGCGGTCCGAATGCACTGGCGGTGATTGCGCTGGCGGAAAAGGGCGGCTTTTTGAATGCGCCCGATGTGTATATGGATAAAATTGCCGTTGGCTTTTCAGTTCCGGAGGGCATGATTGATCTGGATAATTCCGTTGCTGAAAATCTGAAAGCGCTGGCAAAAATCAAAGGCGTGGATACGGATGAAATTGTTGTCTGCATCTTGAACCGCCCGCGCCATGAGAAACTGATTGCCGATGTCCGCGCAGCGGGCGCACGTATTATGCTGATCCCCGATGGCGATGTGAGTGCGGTGATTGCGACAGCTGACCCGGATGCGGGTGTTGATATTTATATGGGTACAGGCGGCGCGCCGGAAGGCGTATTGGCGGCAGCGGCTTTGCGCAGTACCGGCGGTTTTATGCAAGGGCGGCTTTTGTTCCGCAATGATGATGAAAAAGCCCGCGCCGCAAAATGGGGCATTACCGATCTGGATAAAAAATACAGCGTGATTGATATGGCCTCGGGCGATGTCATGTTTGCCGCAACCGGCGTAACGGATGGCGCGATGCTGAAAGGTGTGCGGAAATATCCGCAAGGGGCGAAGACGTATTCCATTGTCATGCGCTCCAAAACCGGTACGGTGCGCCATATTGAAGCAACACATAATTTTGACCGTAAGACCTGGTATTCCTTTTAA
- a CDS encoding homoserine dehydrogenase → MAEDQTLKIGIAGLGTVGASLVKIIQSESGMLTARSGRKIEIAAVTARDSKKDRGLDLSGVEWVETPEAMADMPELDIVVELIGGDSGAAKVLVESSLANGKHVVTANKALLAHHGAGLFALAAENGKTLAFEAAVAGGIPIIKALREGLAANHISAVYGILNGTCNYILTEMWQNGLEFETALKDAQEAGYAEADPSFDIDGIDAGHKLAVLSALAFTGKPDFDGVEIEGLRNISAIDIDYAAELGYRIKLLGIARLTENGVVQTVAPCMIPVSSNLATVEGATNAVFVEGDRVGPTLYVGAGAGGMPTASAVMADILDIARGSAPPRLPFVETETEAPFETRTGRFYLRLTVKDEPGVMADVTAMLRDHAVSMKSILQYGQGGAESVPLIMITHEAKESAVRDVLAALHGLDSVLEKPCFLRVEMMGQEDA, encoded by the coding sequence ATGGCAGAAGATCAGACATTGAAAATCGGTATTGCCGGCCTTGGCACCGTCGGTGCATCGCTTGTAAAAATCATTCAATCAGAATCCGGGATGCTGACGGCACGCTCAGGCCGCAAGATTGAAATCGCGGCTGTGACGGCGCGCGACAGCAAAAAAGACCGCGGCCTTGATCTGTCGGGCGTGGAATGGGTTGAAACGCCTGAGGCAATGGCGGATATGCCGGAGCTGGATATCGTGGTCGAGCTGATCGGCGGTGACAGCGGCGCGGCGAAAGTTCTGGTGGAAAGCAGTCTGGCCAATGGTAAACATGTTGTGACGGCGAATAAGGCGCTGTTGGCGCATCATGGCGCCGGGCTGTTTGCGCTGGCGGCGGAAAACGGCAAAACCCTTGCCTTTGAAGCGGCGGTTGCGGGCGGTATCCCGATTATCAAAGCCCTGCGTGAAGGGCTTGCCGCCAATCATATCTCCGCCGTTTACGGTATTCTGAACGGTACCTGCAATTATATCCTGACGGAAATGTGGCAGAACGGGCTGGAATTTGAAACCGCGCTGAAAGATGCGCAGGAGGCCGGTTACGCAGAGGCTGATCCGTCCTTTGATATTGACGGTATAGATGCGGGGCATAAGCTGGCAGTGTTGTCGGCGCTGGCCTTTACCGGCAAGCCTGATTTTGACGGTGTTGAAATCGAAGGGTTGCGCAATATTTCCGCCATTGATATCGATTACGCGGCAGAGCTGGGTTACCGCATCAAATTGCTGGGGATTGCGCGGCTGACGGAAAACGGCGTGGTGCAAACCGTTGCGCCCTGCATGATTCCGGTATCCTCCAATCTTGCAACGGTTGAAGGGGCGACCAATGCCGTCTTTGTTGAAGGTGACCGCGTCGGCCCGACTTTGTATGTCGGTGCAGGGGCAGGCGGCATGCCGACGGCTTCGGCGGTCATGGCTGATATTCTGGATATTGCGCGCGGTAGCGCACCGCCACGGCTCCCCTTTGTGGAAACAGAGACGGAAGCGCCGTTTGAAACCCGGACGGGCCGATTCTATCTGCGCCTGACGGTGAAGGATGAACCCGGCGTGATGGCTGATGTGACGGCAATGCTGCGTGACCATGCGGTTTCGATGAAATCGATATTACAGTATGGACAGGGCGGTGCAGAAAGTGTACCTTTGATTATGATAACTCACGAGGCGAAAGAGAGCGCCGTGCGCGATGTGCTTGCCGCTCTGCACGGCCTTGACAGCGTTTTGGAGAAGCCCTGCTTTCTAAGAGTTGAGATGATGGGCCAAGAGGATGCGTAA
- a CDS encoding OmpA family protein, with translation MKKIALVLSLGATMLTAGCGHPVYEVQNFGKWFGDKVTNDGGYEVATRDAFVLKPPPAPPQQSPELQTLPGTAMNSGMSAPQMAEAPTPVETEYQDLWTPPAEGMSPEPETVMAMPARPPAREEEVVTAPAPESVQAVVLEPAPGLNPWQEPQQASRPSLVITEAQRQPDPDYYPPLVPARQRPPEQYGGGVENYSGGSVTVFSLDDMPVSGGMRPVNDTRSGTYHVGGGYETAQYAGSSVTVNRYPDIFGDDDAFAPVAAYGTAGTAPYNTPKLMATHVDNALYFNYGSSRIDANDRRLIREFARAAAGRTVHVSGHASRAVFSTNDPGERRAINLQMSAKRAEAVAEVLQNEGIPAEKIRTVAHGEIYSSGEGDNPKDRRVDLETN, from the coding sequence ATGAAGAAGATAGCGCTGGTTCTCAGTCTTGGGGCCACCATGCTGACGGCAGGATGTGGTCATCCTGTTTACGAAGTACAGAATTTCGGCAAATGGTTCGGCGATAAAGTCACCAATGACGGCGGCTATGAGGTCGCAACACGTGACGCTTTCGTTTTGAAGCCGCCGCCCGCACCGCCGCAGCAATCTCCTGAATTGCAGACATTGCCCGGAACGGCGATGAATTCCGGTATGTCGGCACCGCAAATGGCGGAAGCGCCAACGCCTGTTGAAACGGAATATCAGGATTTATGGACACCGCCGGCGGAAGGGATGTCTCCGGAACCGGAGACCGTCATGGCAATGCCCGCCCGCCCGCCCGCCCGCGAGGAAGAGGTCGTCACCGCGCCTGCGCCGGAATCTGTGCAGGCGGTTGTTCTTGAGCCTGCGCCGGGTTTAAACCCGTGGCAGGAACCGCAGCAGGCGTCGCGCCCGTCGCTGGTTATTACCGAGGCGCAACGGCAACCTGATCCCGATTATTACCCGCCTTTGGTGCCGGCGCGCCAGCGCCCGCCGGAACAATATGGCGGCGGCGTGGAAAACTATAGCGGCGGCAGTGTGACGGTGTTCTCGCTGGATGATATGCCTGTATCCGGCGGGATGCGCCCGGTGAATGATACGCGCAGCGGAACCTACCATGTCGGCGGCGGTTATGAAACGGCACAATATGCCGGTTCCTCCGTCACGGTGAACCGCTATCCCGACATTTTCGGCGATGATGATGCTTTCGCTCCCGTTGCTGCCTATGGCACTGCGGGAACAGCGCCTTATAACACGCCGAAACTGATGGCGACACATGTTGATAATGCGCTGTATTTTAATTACGGCTCGTCCCGCATTGATGCCAATGACCGCCGTTTGATCCGCGAATTTGCCCGTGCTGCGGCAGGGCGCACGGTTCATGTCTCCGGTCATGCCAGCCGCGCCGTATTCTCGACCAATGATCCGGGTGAGCGCCGTGCAATCAATTTGCAAATGAGTGCGAAACGTGCCGAAGCGGTTGCGGAAGTCTTGCAGAATGAAGGCATCCCTGCTGAAAAAATCCGTACCGTCGCGCATGGCGAAATCTATAGCAGCGGTGAGGGTGATAACCCGAAAGACCGTCGCGTTGATCTGGAAACAAATTAA
- a CDS encoding gamma carbonic anhydrase family protein → MDTNEEFYETVRRRVQEMQPQIAADAFVAENAVVTGEVEIGSESSIWYGCVLRGDVNNITVGARTNIQDGTVVHVSSTLQGTYIGDDVTIGHMALIHACTIEDGAFIGMQACIMDGAKVEKGAMVAAGALVTPGKIVPSGTLWGGSPARHMRDLTEEEKQGLTSSAAHYVRIARLYREKNTGSG, encoded by the coding sequence ATGGATACAAACGAAGAATTCTATGAAACGGTACGGCGACGGGTACAGGAAATGCAGCCGCAGATCGCGGCGGATGCGTTTGTGGCGGAAAACGCCGTGGTGACGGGCGAGGTGGAGATCGGCAGTGAAAGCAGCATCTGGTACGGCTGCGTGCTGCGCGGGGATGTGAATAATATCACGGTAGGCGCGCGCACAAATATTCAGGACGGCACGGTTGTGCATGTATCCTCCACCTTACAGGGTACTTATATCGGCGATGATGTGACCATCGGCCATATGGCCTTGATCCATGCCTGCACGATTGAGGATGGCGCTTTTATCGGTATGCAGGCTTGCATCATGGATGGCGCGAAAGTCGAAAAGGGGGCGATGGTTGCGGCAGGAGCGCTGGTGACACCGGGGAAAATTGTGCCATCGGGCACGTTGTGGGGCGGCAGCCCCGCGCGGCATATGCGCGACTTGACGGAAGAGGAAAAGCAGGGGTTAACATCCTCCGCCGCTCACTATGTTCGCATTGCGCGTCTTTACCGTGAGAAAAACACCGGCAGCGGATAG
- the rpsI gene encoding 30S ribosomal protein S9, protein MTEDKKTLADLKDAMAEKDKAVAKDDKAETVAETKEVAKTEVVKLEPVLDAQGRAYGTGRRKDAVARVWVKPGTGKVTVNGRDQDIYFARATQRLILNQPFGIISGDGKFDVVCTVKGGGLSGQAGAVRHGISRALINFDPEFRPALKRAGMLTRDSRVVERKKYGRRKARRGMQWAKR, encoded by the coding sequence ATGACGGAAGATAAAAAGACACTTGCAGATCTGAAAGACGCTATGGCTGAAAAAGACAAAGCTGTCGCAAAAGATGATAAAGCAGAAACCGTAGCCGAAACGAAAGAGGTTGCCAAAACCGAAGTCGTGAAACTGGAGCCGGTTCTGGATGCGCAAGGCCGCGCTTATGGCACAGGTCGTCGTAAAGACGCTGTTGCCCGCGTATGGGTCAAGCCCGGAACAGGTAAAGTCACGGTCAACGGTCGCGATCAGGATATCTACTTCGCACGTGCGACGCAGCGCCTGATTTTGAACCAGCCTTTCGGTATTATCAGCGGCGACGGCAAATTTGACGTTGTCTGCACGGTCAAAGGTGGCGGATTATCCGGCCAGGCCGGTGCGGTACGCCACGGTATTTCCCGTGCGCTGATCAATTTTGACCCGGAATTCCGTCCGGCTCTGAAACGCGCCGGTATGCTGACACGCGATAGCCGTGTTGTCGAGCGTAAGAAATACGGCCGCCGCAAGGCACGCCGCGGTATGCAGTGGGCAAAACGCTAA
- the rplM gene encoding 50S ribosomal protein L13: MKTYSMKPSEVEKKWWVVDAEGVVLGRLASLIALRLRGKDKPGFTPHIDCGDNVIVINADKVRLTGRKRQFDTEYWHTGYPGGIKSRTKGQILDGDHPDRVIFEAVRRMMPRGSLGRTQMTNLRVFAGPTHEHEAQKPELWDIASLNPKNKR; encoded by the coding sequence ATGAAAACCTATTCAATGAAACCTTCCGAGGTTGAAAAGAAGTGGTGGGTTGTGGATGCCGAGGGCGTTGTTCTCGGTCGTCTGGCGAGCCTGATTGCCCTGCGTCTGCGCGGCAAAGACAAGCCCGGCTTTACCCCCCATATTGATTGCGGCGATAACGTCATTGTTATCAATGCCGATAAAGTCCGCCTGACGGGCCGTAAACGCCAATTCGATACAGAATACTGGCATACGGGCTATCCGGGTGGTATTAAAAGCCGCACCAAAGGCCAGATTCTTGACGGCGATCATCCTGATCGCGTCATTTTCGAGGCTGTACGCCGCATGATGCCGCGCGGGTCACTGGGACGCACACAGATGACAAATCTGCGTGTTTTCGCCGGTCCGACGCATGAGCATGAAGCGCAAAAGCCGGAACTGTGGGACATCGCGTCTCTGAACCCGAAAAACAAACGCTAA
- a CDS encoding divalent-cation tolerance protein CutA, whose translation MTAEYVSVYITAADEDEAQRIAETLVRERLAACANILGAINSVYWWDGAVQNSTEVALILKTRKSLFEALKTRAAALHSYDCPCITAWDIADGHRPYLGWIFAETESVK comes from the coding sequence ATGACTGCGGAATATGTGAGTGTTTATATCACGGCAGCGGATGAAGACGAGGCGCAAAGAATCGCTGAAACCCTTGTGCGCGAACGTCTTGCGGCCTGTGCCAATATTCTCGGTGCGATCAATTCGGTCTATTGGTGGGATGGTGCTGTGCAAAACAGCACAGAGGTCGCGCTGATTTTGAAAACACGCAAATCCTTATTTGAGGCATTAAAAACACGCGCGGCGGCGCTGCACAGCTATGACTGTCCCTGTATCACGGCATGGGATATCGCCGATGGACACAGGCCGTATCTGGGCTGGATTTTTGCGGAAACGGAAAGTGTGAAATAA